Proteins from a genomic interval of Medicago truncatula cultivar Jemalong A17 chromosome 3, MtrunA17r5.0-ANR, whole genome shotgun sequence:
- the LOC11439465 gene encoding protein argonaute 16 isoform X3, with translation MVSVPHFEEAVEPPALPPSPPDVLSSMEAEPIALPTYSIISRPSVGTTGKRIHLLANFFKAAADATDATFSQYNVAVTSEDKRTVESKGIRRKLINRLHQTYSSELGGKSFAYDGERTLYTVGPLPDNKFEFNVFLEETFASTESFGANGSPREENKRSKRSFQSKTFTVEISFAAKIPLQSIVLSLKGIESYANSQDALRVLDTVLRQQAANRGCLLVRQSFFHNDLRNFIDVGGGVEGVRGIHSSFRLTEGGLSLNMDVSTTTIVKPGPVIDFLLSNQSVREPRYIDWAKAKRILKNLRVRATHRNQEFKISGMSEKPCIQQLFSMKMKIGEDNNTEQTVDITVYEYFAKHRGIELTSSAYFPCLDVGKPNRPNFLPLELCSLVPLQRYTKALSPVQRASLVEKSRQKPQEKIEVLTNAIGNSGYDDDAVLAACGISIDKQFTPVEGRVLEAPKLKVGKNEDCFPNNGRWNFKTKKFLQPSHIGYWAVVNFSKQCDTSYITRELIKCGMSKGMNIERPFTLLEEEAQMRKSNPVARVEKMFSLLQSKLTDDPKLILCVLPERKNCDIYGPWKRKCLSDVGVVTQCISPLKITDQYLTNVLLKINSKLGGINSLLAIEHSGHLPLIKDTPTMILGMDVSHGSPGRSDIPSIAAVVGSRCWPLISRYRASVRSQSPKVEMIDSLFKLVDKMNDDGILEKKDDGIIRELLLDFYSSSGNRRPTQIILFRDGVGESQFQHVLDIELNQIIKAYKHIDGDVPKFTVIVAQKNHHTKLFQANALEKNVPPGTVVDTNIVHPRNYDFYMCAHAGMIGTSRPVHYHVLLDEIGFSSDGLQNLINSLSYVNQRSTAATSIVAPIYYAHHAAAQMRKFMNFDDLSEASPSPDSEGNIPIQELPKLHSDVRDSMFFC, from the exons ATGGTGAGTGTACCTCACTTTGAAGAAGCTGTTGAGCCACCAGCTTTACCTCCATCACCTCCTGATGTGCTGTCTAGTATGGAAGCGGAACCAATAGCTCTCCCAACCTATTCTATTATCAGTAGGCCGAGTGTCGGAACCACAGGAAAACGCATACATTTGCTTGCAAATTTCTTTAAAGCTGCTGCCGATGCTACAGATGCAACCTTTTCCCAGTATAAT GTTGCTGTCACTTCAGAAGATAAAAGAACTGTTGAAAGCAAGGGCATCAGGAGAAAACTGATTAATAGGCTTCACCAAACATACTCTTCTGAACTTGGTGGCAAAAGCTTTGCGTACGATGGAGAAAGAACTTTGTACACAGTGGGTCCTCTTCCAGATAATAAATTTGAGTTCAATGTATTTCTTGAAGAAACATTTGCAAG CACTGAGAGTTTTGGTGCTAATGGAAGCCCTCGCGAGGAAAATAAAAGGTCAAAACGTTCTTTTCAGTCGAAGACATTCACAGTGGAGATAAGTTTTGCTGCCAAAATACCCTTGCAGTCCATTGTTCTTTCCCTTAAAGGGATCGAGTCATATGCTAATTCTCAGGATGCATTGAGGGTTCTTGATACCGTACTGAGGCAGCAAGCAGCTAACAG AGGGTGTCTCTTGGTAAGGCAATCTTTTTTTCATAATGACTTGAGGAATTTCATCGATGTTGGAGGCGGAGTAGAAGGAGTTCGGGGTATTCATTCCAGTTTTCGTCTTACAGAGGGAGGATTGTCTCTTAATATGG ATGTGTCCACAACAACGATTGTAAAACCTGGACCTGTAATTGATTTTCTCCTATCCAACCAGAGTGTGAGGGAACCTCGTTATATTGACTGGGCAAAG GCCAAGAGAATccttaaaaatttaagagttcGTGCTACACATCGTAACCAAGAATTCAAAATTTCGGGCATGAGTGAGAAACCCTGCATTCAACAACT TTTTagtatgaagatgaaaattggAGAAGACAATAACACGGAGCAGACAGTGGATATTACTGTATATGAGTATTTCGCTAAACACCGTGGCATTGAGCTGACCTCTTCAGCTTACTTTCCATGTCTTGATGTTGGGAAGCCAAATCGACCCAACTTTTTGCCCCTGGAG CTATGTTCACTTGTTCCCCTTCAGCGGTATACAAAGGCATTATCTCCTGTGCAAAGAGCATCTTTAGTAGAAAAATCACGCCAAAAGCCTCAAGAAAAAATCGAAGTTCTGACAAAT GCTATTGGAAATTCTGGCTATGATGATGATGCTGTTCTTGCCGCATGTGGCATTTCTATTGACAAGCAATTTACTCCAGTTGAAGGTAGAGTTCTTGAGGCACCAAAG TTGAAGGTAGGTAAGAATGAGGACTGCTTTCCCAATAATGGAAGGTGGAATTTTAAAACGAAG AAATTTCTACAACCATCACATATCGGTTATTGGGCTGTTGTAAACTTTTCTAAACAATGTGATACTAGTTACATAACAAGGGAGCTGATTAAATGTGGAATGAGCAAGGGAATG AATATTGAACGGCCATTTACTTTATTAGAGGAAGAAGCACAAATGAGAAAATCTAACCCTGTTGCACGGGTTGAAAAGATGTTTTCCTTGCTGCAATCAAAACTTACTGATGATCCAAAGTTGATTCTTTGTGTCTTGCCAGAGAGGAAAAACTGTGACATCTATG GGCCTTGGAAAAGGAAGTGTCTGAGTGATGTTGGGGTTGTCACACAGTGCATTTCCCCTCTCAAGATCACTGATCAATACCTTACTAACGTACttcttaaaatcaattctaag CTTGGAGGAATAAATTCTTTGCTGGCAATAGAGCATTCTGGGCATCTTCCCTTGATTAAAGATACCCCAACAATGATTTTAGGGATGGATGTCTCTCATGGATCCCCTGGCCGATCAGATATTCCATCAATAGCTGCT GTTGTTGGATCTCGATGCTGGCCTCTAATTTCGAGATATAGAGCATCTGTAAGATCACAGTCTCCTAAGGTGGAGATGATTGATTCTCTATTCAAGCTTGTGGATAAGATGAATGATGATggtattttagaaaaaaaggaTGATGGTATTATCAG GGAATTGCTTCTAGATTTCTATAGTTCAAGTGGTAACCGCAGACCAACTCAAATTATTCTCTTCAG GGATGGAGTTGGTGAATCTCAATTTCAACATGTTTTAGATATAGAGCTTAACCAGATAATAAAG GCCTATAAACATATTGATGGGGATGTTCCCAAGTTCACTGTAATTGTGGCACAGAAGAATCACCATACAAAGCTGTTTCAAGCTAATGCTCTGGAAAAAAACGTTCCTCCTG GGACAGTTGTTGATACAAACATTGTGCATCCAAGAAATTACGATTTCTACATGTGTGCTCATGCTGGAATGATT GGAACGTCTAGGCCTGTGCATTATCATGTGTTGCTTGATGAAATTGGATTCTCGTCAGATGGCTTGCAAAACTTGATCAATTCGCTGTCTTATGT GAACCAGAGGAGCACAGCTGCAACCTCAATTG TGGCACCTATATACTATGCCCACCATGCTGC
- the LOC11439465 gene encoding protein argonaute 16 isoform X1, with protein sequence MVSVPHFEEAVEPPALPPSPPDVLSSMEAEPIALPTYSIISRPSVGTTGKRIHLLANFFKAAADATDATFSQYNVAVTSEDKRTVESKGIRRKLINRLHQTYSSELGGKSFAYDGERTLYTVGPLPDNKFEFNVFLEETFASSSTESFGANGSPREENKRSKRSFQSKTFTVEISFAAKIPLQSIVLSLKGIESYANSQDALRVLDTVLRQQAANRGCLLVRQSFFHNDLRNFIDVGGGVEGVRGIHSSFRLTEGGLSLNMDVSTTTIVKPGPVIDFLLSNQSVREPRYIDWAKAKRILKNLRVRATHRNQEFKISGMSEKPCIQQLFSMKMKIGEDNNTEQTVDITVYEYFAKHRGIELTSSAYFPCLDVGKPNRPNFLPLELCSLVPLQRYTKALSPVQRASLVEKSRQKPQEKIEVLTNAIGNSGYDDDAVLAACGISIDKQFTPVEGRVLEAPKLKVGKNEDCFPNNGRWNFKTKKFLQPSHIGYWAVVNFSKQCDTSYITRELIKCGMSKGMNIERPFTLLEEEAQMRKSNPVARVEKMFSLLQSKLTDDPKLILCVLPERKNCDIYGPWKRKCLSDVGVVTQCISPLKITDQYLTNVLLKINSKLGGINSLLAIEHSGHLPLIKDTPTMILGMDVSHGSPGRSDIPSIAAVVGSRCWPLISRYRASVRSQSPKVEMIDSLFKLVDKMNDDGILEKKDDGIIRELLLDFYSSSGNRRPTQIILFRDGVGESQFQHVLDIELNQIIKAYKHIDGDVPKFTVIVAQKNHHTKLFQANALEKNVPPGTVVDTNIVHPRNYDFYMCAHAGMIGTSRPVHYHVLLDEIGFSSDGLQNLINSLSYVNQRSTAATSIVAPIYYAHHAAAQMRKFMNFDDLSEASPSPDSEGNIPIQELPKLHSDVRDSMFFC encoded by the exons ATGGTGAGTGTACCTCACTTTGAAGAAGCTGTTGAGCCACCAGCTTTACCTCCATCACCTCCTGATGTGCTGTCTAGTATGGAAGCGGAACCAATAGCTCTCCCAACCTATTCTATTATCAGTAGGCCGAGTGTCGGAACCACAGGAAAACGCATACATTTGCTTGCAAATTTCTTTAAAGCTGCTGCCGATGCTACAGATGCAACCTTTTCCCAGTATAAT GTTGCTGTCACTTCAGAAGATAAAAGAACTGTTGAAAGCAAGGGCATCAGGAGAAAACTGATTAATAGGCTTCACCAAACATACTCTTCTGAACTTGGTGGCAAAAGCTTTGCGTACGATGGAGAAAGAACTTTGTACACAGTGGGTCCTCTTCCAGATAATAAATTTGAGTTCAATGTATTTCTTGAAGAAACATTTGCAAG CAGCAGCACTGAGAGTTTTGGTGCTAATGGAAGCCCTCGCGAGGAAAATAAAAGGTCAAAACGTTCTTTTCAGTCGAAGACATTCACAGTGGAGATAAGTTTTGCTGCCAAAATACCCTTGCAGTCCATTGTTCTTTCCCTTAAAGGGATCGAGTCATATGCTAATTCTCAGGATGCATTGAGGGTTCTTGATACCGTACTGAGGCAGCAAGCAGCTAACAG AGGGTGTCTCTTGGTAAGGCAATCTTTTTTTCATAATGACTTGAGGAATTTCATCGATGTTGGAGGCGGAGTAGAAGGAGTTCGGGGTATTCATTCCAGTTTTCGTCTTACAGAGGGAGGATTGTCTCTTAATATGG ATGTGTCCACAACAACGATTGTAAAACCTGGACCTGTAATTGATTTTCTCCTATCCAACCAGAGTGTGAGGGAACCTCGTTATATTGACTGGGCAAAG GCCAAGAGAATccttaaaaatttaagagttcGTGCTACACATCGTAACCAAGAATTCAAAATTTCGGGCATGAGTGAGAAACCCTGCATTCAACAACT TTTTagtatgaagatgaaaattggAGAAGACAATAACACGGAGCAGACAGTGGATATTACTGTATATGAGTATTTCGCTAAACACCGTGGCATTGAGCTGACCTCTTCAGCTTACTTTCCATGTCTTGATGTTGGGAAGCCAAATCGACCCAACTTTTTGCCCCTGGAG CTATGTTCACTTGTTCCCCTTCAGCGGTATACAAAGGCATTATCTCCTGTGCAAAGAGCATCTTTAGTAGAAAAATCACGCCAAAAGCCTCAAGAAAAAATCGAAGTTCTGACAAAT GCTATTGGAAATTCTGGCTATGATGATGATGCTGTTCTTGCCGCATGTGGCATTTCTATTGACAAGCAATTTACTCCAGTTGAAGGTAGAGTTCTTGAGGCACCAAAG TTGAAGGTAGGTAAGAATGAGGACTGCTTTCCCAATAATGGAAGGTGGAATTTTAAAACGAAG AAATTTCTACAACCATCACATATCGGTTATTGGGCTGTTGTAAACTTTTCTAAACAATGTGATACTAGTTACATAACAAGGGAGCTGATTAAATGTGGAATGAGCAAGGGAATG AATATTGAACGGCCATTTACTTTATTAGAGGAAGAAGCACAAATGAGAAAATCTAACCCTGTTGCACGGGTTGAAAAGATGTTTTCCTTGCTGCAATCAAAACTTACTGATGATCCAAAGTTGATTCTTTGTGTCTTGCCAGAGAGGAAAAACTGTGACATCTATG GGCCTTGGAAAAGGAAGTGTCTGAGTGATGTTGGGGTTGTCACACAGTGCATTTCCCCTCTCAAGATCACTGATCAATACCTTACTAACGTACttcttaaaatcaattctaag CTTGGAGGAATAAATTCTTTGCTGGCAATAGAGCATTCTGGGCATCTTCCCTTGATTAAAGATACCCCAACAATGATTTTAGGGATGGATGTCTCTCATGGATCCCCTGGCCGATCAGATATTCCATCAATAGCTGCT GTTGTTGGATCTCGATGCTGGCCTCTAATTTCGAGATATAGAGCATCTGTAAGATCACAGTCTCCTAAGGTGGAGATGATTGATTCTCTATTCAAGCTTGTGGATAAGATGAATGATGATggtattttagaaaaaaaggaTGATGGTATTATCAG GGAATTGCTTCTAGATTTCTATAGTTCAAGTGGTAACCGCAGACCAACTCAAATTATTCTCTTCAG GGATGGAGTTGGTGAATCTCAATTTCAACATGTTTTAGATATAGAGCTTAACCAGATAATAAAG GCCTATAAACATATTGATGGGGATGTTCCCAAGTTCACTGTAATTGTGGCACAGAAGAATCACCATACAAAGCTGTTTCAAGCTAATGCTCTGGAAAAAAACGTTCCTCCTG GGACAGTTGTTGATACAAACATTGTGCATCCAAGAAATTACGATTTCTACATGTGTGCTCATGCTGGAATGATT GGAACGTCTAGGCCTGTGCATTATCATGTGTTGCTTGATGAAATTGGATTCTCGTCAGATGGCTTGCAAAACTTGATCAATTCGCTGTCTTATGT GAACCAGAGGAGCACAGCTGCAACCTCAATTG TGGCACCTATATACTATGCCCACCATGCTGC
- the LOC11439465 gene encoding protein argonaute 16 isoform X2, which translates to MVSVPHFEEAVEPPALPPSPPDVLSSMEAEPIALPTYSIISRPSVGTTGKRIHLLANFFKAAADATDATFSQYNVAVTSEDKRTVESKGIRRKLINRLHQTYSSELGGKSFAYDGERTLYTVGPLPDNKFEFNVFLEETFASSTESFGANGSPREENKRSKRSFQSKTFTVEISFAAKIPLQSIVLSLKGIESYANSQDALRVLDTVLRQQAANRGCLLVRQSFFHNDLRNFIDVGGGVEGVRGIHSSFRLTEGGLSLNMDVSTTTIVKPGPVIDFLLSNQSVREPRYIDWAKAKRILKNLRVRATHRNQEFKISGMSEKPCIQQLFSMKMKIGEDNNTEQTVDITVYEYFAKHRGIELTSSAYFPCLDVGKPNRPNFLPLELCSLVPLQRYTKALSPVQRASLVEKSRQKPQEKIEVLTNAIGNSGYDDDAVLAACGISIDKQFTPVEGRVLEAPKLKVGKNEDCFPNNGRWNFKTKKFLQPSHIGYWAVVNFSKQCDTSYITRELIKCGMSKGMNIERPFTLLEEEAQMRKSNPVARVEKMFSLLQSKLTDDPKLILCVLPERKNCDIYGPWKRKCLSDVGVVTQCISPLKITDQYLTNVLLKINSKLGGINSLLAIEHSGHLPLIKDTPTMILGMDVSHGSPGRSDIPSIAAVVGSRCWPLISRYRASVRSQSPKVEMIDSLFKLVDKMNDDGILEKKDDGIIRELLLDFYSSSGNRRPTQIILFRDGVGESQFQHVLDIELNQIIKAYKHIDGDVPKFTVIVAQKNHHTKLFQANALEKNVPPGTVVDTNIVHPRNYDFYMCAHAGMIGTSRPVHYHVLLDEIGFSSDGLQNLINSLSYVNQRSTAATSIVAPIYYAHHAAAQMRKFMNFDDLSEASPSPDSEGNIPIQELPKLHSDVRDSMFFC; encoded by the exons ATGGTGAGTGTACCTCACTTTGAAGAAGCTGTTGAGCCACCAGCTTTACCTCCATCACCTCCTGATGTGCTGTCTAGTATGGAAGCGGAACCAATAGCTCTCCCAACCTATTCTATTATCAGTAGGCCGAGTGTCGGAACCACAGGAAAACGCATACATTTGCTTGCAAATTTCTTTAAAGCTGCTGCCGATGCTACAGATGCAACCTTTTCCCAGTATAAT GTTGCTGTCACTTCAGAAGATAAAAGAACTGTTGAAAGCAAGGGCATCAGGAGAAAACTGATTAATAGGCTTCACCAAACATACTCTTCTGAACTTGGTGGCAAAAGCTTTGCGTACGATGGAGAAAGAACTTTGTACACAGTGGGTCCTCTTCCAGATAATAAATTTGAGTTCAATGTATTTCTTGAAGAAACATTTGCAAG CAGCACTGAGAGTTTTGGTGCTAATGGAAGCCCTCGCGAGGAAAATAAAAGGTCAAAACGTTCTTTTCAGTCGAAGACATTCACAGTGGAGATAAGTTTTGCTGCCAAAATACCCTTGCAGTCCATTGTTCTTTCCCTTAAAGGGATCGAGTCATATGCTAATTCTCAGGATGCATTGAGGGTTCTTGATACCGTACTGAGGCAGCAAGCAGCTAACAG AGGGTGTCTCTTGGTAAGGCAATCTTTTTTTCATAATGACTTGAGGAATTTCATCGATGTTGGAGGCGGAGTAGAAGGAGTTCGGGGTATTCATTCCAGTTTTCGTCTTACAGAGGGAGGATTGTCTCTTAATATGG ATGTGTCCACAACAACGATTGTAAAACCTGGACCTGTAATTGATTTTCTCCTATCCAACCAGAGTGTGAGGGAACCTCGTTATATTGACTGGGCAAAG GCCAAGAGAATccttaaaaatttaagagttcGTGCTACACATCGTAACCAAGAATTCAAAATTTCGGGCATGAGTGAGAAACCCTGCATTCAACAACT TTTTagtatgaagatgaaaattggAGAAGACAATAACACGGAGCAGACAGTGGATATTACTGTATATGAGTATTTCGCTAAACACCGTGGCATTGAGCTGACCTCTTCAGCTTACTTTCCATGTCTTGATGTTGGGAAGCCAAATCGACCCAACTTTTTGCCCCTGGAG CTATGTTCACTTGTTCCCCTTCAGCGGTATACAAAGGCATTATCTCCTGTGCAAAGAGCATCTTTAGTAGAAAAATCACGCCAAAAGCCTCAAGAAAAAATCGAAGTTCTGACAAAT GCTATTGGAAATTCTGGCTATGATGATGATGCTGTTCTTGCCGCATGTGGCATTTCTATTGACAAGCAATTTACTCCAGTTGAAGGTAGAGTTCTTGAGGCACCAAAG TTGAAGGTAGGTAAGAATGAGGACTGCTTTCCCAATAATGGAAGGTGGAATTTTAAAACGAAG AAATTTCTACAACCATCACATATCGGTTATTGGGCTGTTGTAAACTTTTCTAAACAATGTGATACTAGTTACATAACAAGGGAGCTGATTAAATGTGGAATGAGCAAGGGAATG AATATTGAACGGCCATTTACTTTATTAGAGGAAGAAGCACAAATGAGAAAATCTAACCCTGTTGCACGGGTTGAAAAGATGTTTTCCTTGCTGCAATCAAAACTTACTGATGATCCAAAGTTGATTCTTTGTGTCTTGCCAGAGAGGAAAAACTGTGACATCTATG GGCCTTGGAAAAGGAAGTGTCTGAGTGATGTTGGGGTTGTCACACAGTGCATTTCCCCTCTCAAGATCACTGATCAATACCTTACTAACGTACttcttaaaatcaattctaag CTTGGAGGAATAAATTCTTTGCTGGCAATAGAGCATTCTGGGCATCTTCCCTTGATTAAAGATACCCCAACAATGATTTTAGGGATGGATGTCTCTCATGGATCCCCTGGCCGATCAGATATTCCATCAATAGCTGCT GTTGTTGGATCTCGATGCTGGCCTCTAATTTCGAGATATAGAGCATCTGTAAGATCACAGTCTCCTAAGGTGGAGATGATTGATTCTCTATTCAAGCTTGTGGATAAGATGAATGATGATggtattttagaaaaaaaggaTGATGGTATTATCAG GGAATTGCTTCTAGATTTCTATAGTTCAAGTGGTAACCGCAGACCAACTCAAATTATTCTCTTCAG GGATGGAGTTGGTGAATCTCAATTTCAACATGTTTTAGATATAGAGCTTAACCAGATAATAAAG GCCTATAAACATATTGATGGGGATGTTCCCAAGTTCACTGTAATTGTGGCACAGAAGAATCACCATACAAAGCTGTTTCAAGCTAATGCTCTGGAAAAAAACGTTCCTCCTG GGACAGTTGTTGATACAAACATTGTGCATCCAAGAAATTACGATTTCTACATGTGTGCTCATGCTGGAATGATT GGAACGTCTAGGCCTGTGCATTATCATGTGTTGCTTGATGAAATTGGATTCTCGTCAGATGGCTTGCAAAACTTGATCAATTCGCTGTCTTATGT GAACCAGAGGAGCACAGCTGCAACCTCAATTG TGGCACCTATATACTATGCCCACCATGCTGC